The following coding sequences lie in one Arachis hypogaea cultivar Tifrunner chromosome 4, arahy.Tifrunner.gnm2.J5K5, whole genome shotgun sequence genomic window:
- the LOC112794668 gene encoding uncharacterized protein, with translation MDEDGKPHSPPQPLPNDDEHSRRNRIIANLKDSLLSQLAESNPSLSLETRHVSSLIQQRLKKMFPSFHTPTHPPYALMIHRAISELNENKGSTEKEISNFIVKKYEDLPWAHKKILGIQLEKLCQEEEIECNEGGRYVLQADGDGIHGDRKGRQECKSKRKKRGKKRSQHSMDGGGERKRKRVKICEEVEKSEKPKEGRDEAQHQVYDLGDVRTDEPISVVRWTEEKGEEALDQSAERIGEQNKSQGAGVVEQYVEAEPLAQESQDQYSIVHPETICSSLPTVPNVIDYQKPLDLPNSECVLSEGQLKQQMSSLDVPEQKQDGNSISGDPEKHSPKRQCRGRHLKSMPVADDQEESFLLLRDLILDAQKPKVNIIEKQWQSSPQVQVAGQGTHKEPTMFKNKAMLAPENVHNDQPLHGNQGYENPVSGNAEYCPAKRPRGRPCKSETDANNPREYSRGRGRGTGSGLGLGLGRGRGRGRGRGCGRGRPRKIDQDASHSEQHLQTDDQDKQLQKDDQDQQNSRGRGRGRGRGRGRGISRGRGDGACRGRGKGTGRGRGRPRKIKLDTNTNQCEEQLQSQDHAEGLVNLDNPIEDDNQSLQQKQQSDGQQQQEQDQGLVSESKPESKEASKPDIGYKPEPPIETQLQAPQPQDNMVS, from the exons ATGGACGAAGACGGGAAGCCTCATTCTCCTCCTCAACCTCTTCCCAACGACGACGAACATTCTAGAAGAAACCGCATCATTGCTAACCTCAAAGACTCTCTCTTGTCTCAGCTCGCTGAATCCAACCCCTCCCTCTCCCTCGAAACACGCCATGTTTCCTCTCTCATTCAGCAGCGTCTCAAGAAGATGTTTCCTTCTTTCCACACCCCCACGCATCCTCCTTATGCACTG ATGATACATAGGGCAATATCGGAGCTAAATGAGAATAAAGGGTCCACTGAAAAAGAAATTTCTAATTTCATTGTAAAGAAGTACGAGGATTTGCCATGGGCACATAAGAAGATTTTGGGTATTCAATTAGAGAAGCTTTGCCAGGAAGAGGAGATTGAGTGTAATGAGGGTGGCAGATATGTTCTACAGGCTGATGGTGATGGAATACATGGTGATCGGAAGGGGAGACAGGAAtgtaagagtaagaggaagaagaggggaaAGAAGAGAAGTCAGCATAGCATGGATGGAGGTGGAGAGCGAAAGCGGAAAAGAGTAAAAATCTGTGAAGAGGTTGAGAAGAGTGAAAAGCCTAAAGAGGGAAGAGATGAGGCACAACATCAGGTTTATGATTTAGGTGATGTTAGGACTGATGAGCCAATTAGTGTGGTGAGATGGACAGAAGAGAAGGGGGAAGAAGCACTTGACCAGTCAGCTGAAAGGATTGGAGAGCAGAATAAATCACAAGGGGCTGGAGTTGTAGAACAATATGTTGAAGCAGAGCCTCTAGCACAGGAGTCACAGGATCAG TACTCCATAGTGCACCCAGAAACAATTTGTTCATCCCTCCCAACTGTGCCGAATGTTATTGATTACCAGAAGCCACTTGATCTTCCAAATTCAGAATGTGTACTGTCAGAAGGACAATTGAAACAACAAATGTCTTCTTTGGATGTTCCTGAACAAAAGCAAGATGGGAACTCAATATCTGGTGATCCTGAGAAGCATTCTCCAAAGCGCCAATGCAGAGGGAGGCACCTGAAATCTATGCCAGTTGCAGACGATCAAGAGGAGTCCTTTTTACTGTTACGTGACCTTATTCTTGATGCACAAAAGCCCAAGGTAAATATTATCGAGAAGCAGTGGCAGTCATCTCCTCAAGTTCAAGTTGCAGGTCAAGGAACGCACAAGGAACCAACAATGTTTAAAAACAAAGCTATGTTAGCTCCTGAGAATGTTCATAATGATCAGCCGCTGCATGGAAATCAAGGATATGAGAATCCAGTGTCTGGGAATGCTGAGTATTGTCCAGCTAAGCGTCCCAGAGGAAGGCCCTGTAAGTCAGAGACTGATGCAAACAACCCAAGGGAGTATAGTCGTGGCAGAGGCAGAGGCACTGGTAGTGGTCTAGGTCTAGGTCTAGGTCGAGGTAGAGGTAGAGGTAGAGGTAGAGGTTGTGGTCGGGGAAGGCCTCGTAAAATAGATCAAGATGCAAGCCATTCTGAGCAGCACCTGCAAACGGATGATCAAGATAAGCAGCTACAGAAAGATGATCAAGATCAGCAGAATTCTAGGGGTAGGGGTAGGGGTAGGGGTAGGGGTAGAGGCAGAGGCATCAGCAGAGGTAGAGGTGATGGTGCATGTCGAGGTAGAGGCAAGGGGACTGGTAGGGGGAGAGGGAGGCCTCGGAAAATAAAGCTAGACACGAACACAAACCAATGTGAGGAGCAGTTACAATCACAAGATCATGCTGAAGGTCTGGTTAACTTAGATAATCCGATTGAGGACGATAATCAAAGTTTGCAGCAGAAGCAACAATCAGATGGTCAGCAGCAACAAGAGCAAGATCAAGGTTTGGTTTCAGAATCAAAACCTGAATCAAAAGAGGCCTCTAAACCTGATATCGGATACAAACCAGAGCCACCAATTGAGACTCAATTACAAGCACCTCAACCTCAGGATAATATGGTCTCTTAA
- the LOC112796329 gene encoding serine carboxypeptidase-like 50 isoform X1 — MESTTPFFSIITTLIFYSLVSLSASSNPNNPFPKEALPTKSGYLPVSTSSSSAIFYAFYEAHNSTLPLSQTPLLIWLQGGPGCSSMIGNFYELGPWTLTDESPLTLHPNPGAWNRIFGLLFLDNPIGSGFSVAATTQEIPTDQDGVAKHLFAAITRFVELDPVFKNRPIYITGESYAGKYVPAIGYYILKENWRLRGSKRVNLAGLAIGDGLTDPVTQVVTHAVNAYYIGLINERQRNELEKDQLEAVRLAQIGNWSAATDARNVVLRKLRNVTGLATLFDYTRKKPYGDDVVDKFLNNVEAKKALGVKNESLVFEGCSDVVGAVLHADVMKSVKYMVEELVRNTRVLLYQGQHDIQDGVVQVEAWVKTMKWEGIEDFLNAERKIWKVNGELAGYVQQWKSLTNVVVLGAGHLLPSDQPVTSQAMIEDWVLEKGLFQSLQHHENVSRNSL, encoded by the coding sequence ATGGAGTCAACTACCCCCTTCTTCTCCATCATCACGACCCTTATCTTCTACTCCTTAGTCTCACTCTCAGCTTCTTCAAATCCAAACAATCCATTCCCAAAAGAAGCTCTTCCTACTAAATCTGGTTACCTCCCAGTAAGTACATCATCTTCCTCTGCTATCTTCTATGCTTTCTATGAAGCTCATAACTCAACTTTACCTCTCTCCCAAACCCCTCTTCTCATTTGGCTCCAAGGTGGTCCCGGATGCTCCTCCATGATTGGCAACTTCTATGAGCTTGGACCATGGACTCTCACTGATGAATCACCCCTTACACTTCACCCTAACCCTGGTGCTTGGAACAGGATCTTTGGTCTCCTCTTTCTTGATAACCCCATTGGTTCTGGATTCAGTGTAGCAGCAACAACACAAGAAATCCCAACTGATCAAGATGGTGTTGCAAAGCATCTCTTTGCTGCTATAACAAGGTTTGTTGAGCTTGATCCTGTTTTCAAGAACCGTCCTATTTATATTACTGGTGAAAGTTATGCTGGGAAGTATGTTCCTGCTATTGGATACTATATATTAAAGGAGAATTGGCGGCTGCGCGGTTCTAAGAGAGTGAATTTGGCTGGTTTGGCTATTGGAGATGGGTTGACTGACCCTGTTACACAAGTGGTTACTCATGCTGTTAATGCTTATTATATTGGTTTGATCAATGAGAGGCAGAGGAATGAGTTGGAGAAGGATCAATTGGAAGCGGTTAGGTTAGCGCAGATTGGGAATTGGAGCGCTGCAACTGATGCAAGGAATGTGGTTTTGCGAAAGTTGAGGAATGTAACAGGGTTGGCTACTTTGTTTGATTACACAAGGAAAAAGCCCTATGGCGATGATGTAGTGGATAAATTCTTGAACAATGTGGAAGCTAAGAAGGCCTTAGGGGTGAAGAATGAGTCACTTGTGTTTGAAGGATGCAGCGATGTGGTTGGCGCCGTGTTACATGCTGATGTGATGAAGAGTGTGAAGTACATGGTAGAGGAATTGGTGAGGAACACTAGGGTGTTGTTATATCAAGGTCAGCATGATATTCAGGATGGAGTGGTTCAGGTCGAGGCGTGGGTGAAGACGATGAAGTGGGAAGGGATTGAGGATTTTTTGAATGCAGAGAGGAAGATATGGAAGGTGAACGGAGAGCTTGCTGGCTATGTCCAACAATGGAAGTCACTCACTAATGTTGTGGTGTTAGGGGCAGGGCATCTTTTACCTTCTGATCAACCTGTGACATCTCAAGCAATGATTGAAGATTGGGTCCTTGAAAAAGGTTTATTTCAAAGTTTGCAGCATCATGAAAATGTGTCAAGAAATTCATTGTGA
- the LOC112796329 gene encoding serine carboxypeptidase-like 50 isoform X2 has product MIGNFYELGPWTLTDESPLTLHPNPGAWNRIFGLLFLDNPIGSGFSVAATTQEIPTDQDGVAKHLFAAITRFVELDPVFKNRPIYITGESYAGKYVPAIGYYILKENWRLRGSKRVNLAGLAIGDGLTDPVTQVVTHAVNAYYIGLINERQRNELEKDQLEAVRLAQIGNWSAATDARNVVLRKLRNVTGLATLFDYTRKKPYGDDVVDKFLNNVEAKKALGVKNESLVFEGCSDVVGAVLHADVMKSVKYMVEELVRNTRVLLYQGQHDIQDGVVQVEAWVKTMKWEGIEDFLNAERKIWKVNGELAGYVQQWKSLTNVVVLGAGHLLPSDQPVTSQAMIEDWVLEKGLFQSLQHHENVSRNSL; this is encoded by the coding sequence ATGATTGGCAACTTCTATGAGCTTGGACCATGGACTCTCACTGATGAATCACCCCTTACACTTCACCCTAACCCTGGTGCTTGGAACAGGATCTTTGGTCTCCTCTTTCTTGATAACCCCATTGGTTCTGGATTCAGTGTAGCAGCAACAACACAAGAAATCCCAACTGATCAAGATGGTGTTGCAAAGCATCTCTTTGCTGCTATAACAAGGTTTGTTGAGCTTGATCCTGTTTTCAAGAACCGTCCTATTTATATTACTGGTGAAAGTTATGCTGGGAAGTATGTTCCTGCTATTGGATACTATATATTAAAGGAGAATTGGCGGCTGCGCGGTTCTAAGAGAGTGAATTTGGCTGGTTTGGCTATTGGAGATGGGTTGACTGACCCTGTTACACAAGTGGTTACTCATGCTGTTAATGCTTATTATATTGGTTTGATCAATGAGAGGCAGAGGAATGAGTTGGAGAAGGATCAATTGGAAGCGGTTAGGTTAGCGCAGATTGGGAATTGGAGCGCTGCAACTGATGCAAGGAATGTGGTTTTGCGAAAGTTGAGGAATGTAACAGGGTTGGCTACTTTGTTTGATTACACAAGGAAAAAGCCCTATGGCGATGATGTAGTGGATAAATTCTTGAACAATGTGGAAGCTAAGAAGGCCTTAGGGGTGAAGAATGAGTCACTTGTGTTTGAAGGATGCAGCGATGTGGTTGGCGCCGTGTTACATGCTGATGTGATGAAGAGTGTGAAGTACATGGTAGAGGAATTGGTGAGGAACACTAGGGTGTTGTTATATCAAGGTCAGCATGATATTCAGGATGGAGTGGTTCAGGTCGAGGCGTGGGTGAAGACGATGAAGTGGGAAGGGATTGAGGATTTTTTGAATGCAGAGAGGAAGATATGGAAGGTGAACGGAGAGCTTGCTGGCTATGTCCAACAATGGAAGTCACTCACTAATGTTGTGGTGTTAGGGGCAGGGCATCTTTTACCTTCTGATCAACCTGTGACATCTCAAGCAATGATTGAAGATTGGGTCCTTGAAAAAGGTTTATTTCAAAGTTTGCAGCATCATGAAAATGTGTCAAGAAATTCATTGTGA